A section of the Chryseobacterium ginsenosidimutans genome encodes:
- a CDS encoding helicase HerA-like domain-containing protein — MADKAQFIEELNTRYTPKGEHIILGKGMLDGEVVPEINVTIPLKTINRHGLISGATGTGKTKTLQVFAEQLSHQGIPSLVLDIKGDFSGIAEAGTENPAIQERYAKTQLPYNPQSFPVELMTISGERGVKLRATVTEFGPVLLSKILELNDTQQSIMSIVFKYCDDKGLPLIDLNDLKKVLQYVTENPEGKAELSSNYGSIASASLGAILRSIVALEQQGASGFFGELSFDVHDLLETRDGKGVVNILRVADIQSKPQLFSTFMLSLFAEIYMTFPEEGDSGKPKLVLFIDEAHLIFDESSKALVSQIETMVKLIRSKGVGIYFITQIPGDVPEAVLSQLGLKIQHALRGFTAKDKKEISKAVENYPTTEFYDASTLIQNLGIGEAFVTALDEKGIPTPLVHTYLISPESRMDVLNDAEISDLTGKSALVAKYEKVVDNESAYEILVKRMEEAAQTAAPNQKTKPVKEEPGMFEQVLQSKAGRTFTSTLMREGAKAILGMLGLGGRRR, encoded by the coding sequence ATGGCAGACAAAGCACAATTTATTGAAGAATTAAATACCAGATACACTCCAAAAGGAGAACATATTATATTGGGAAAAGGAATGTTGGATGGGGAAGTCGTTCCTGAAATCAATGTTACAATTCCTTTAAAGACAATCAATCGACACGGGCTTATTTCAGGGGCTACAGGAACTGGTAAGACGAAAACATTGCAGGTTTTTGCAGAACAACTTTCTCATCAGGGAATTCCATCGTTGGTGTTGGATATTAAAGGTGACTTTTCAGGAATTGCAGAAGCGGGAACAGAAAATCCGGCAATTCAGGAAAGGTATGCAAAAACGCAGCTTCCTTATAATCCGCAGTCTTTTCCGGTGGAACTGATGACAATTTCCGGAGAAAGAGGGGTGAAACTGAGAGCAACGGTTACAGAATTCGGTCCTGTTTTATTAAGTAAAATCTTAGAATTGAATGATACTCAGCAAAGTATTATGTCAATTGTTTTCAAATATTGTGATGATAAAGGACTGCCTTTAATTGATTTGAATGATCTTAAAAAAGTTCTTCAGTATGTCACTGAAAACCCAGAAGGCAAGGCTGAACTTTCATCTAATTACGGATCAATTGCTTCAGCTTCTTTGGGTGCGATTTTAAGATCAATCGTTGCACTGGAACAACAGGGAGCTTCAGGTTTCTTTGGAGAACTAAGCTTTGATGTTCATGATCTGCTTGAGACAAGGGATGGGAAAGGAGTTGTAAATATTTTGAGAGTTGCTGATATTCAGAGTAAACCTCAATTGTTTTCAACATTCATGCTTTCTCTTTTTGCTGAAATTTACATGACATTTCCTGAGGAAGGAGACAGTGGTAAGCCAAAATTAGTTTTATTTATCGATGAAGCACACTTAATTTTTGATGAATCCTCAAAAGCATTGGTTTCACAAATCGAAACGATGGTCAAGCTGATCCGTTCAAAAGGTGTCGGAATTTATTTTATTACCCAAATTCCCGGCGATGTTCCCGAAGCGGTTCTTTCTCAATTAGGATTAAAAATTCAGCACGCTTTGAGAGGTTTTACGGCAAAAGACAAAAAAGAAATTTCTAAGGCTGTAGAAAATTATCCTACAACAGAATTTTATGACGCTTCCACTTTAATTCAGAATTTAGGAATTGGAGAGGCTTTTGTGACGGCCCTGGATGAAAAAGGGATTCCGACACCGTTGGTTCATACTTATTTGATTTCCCCGGAATCAAGAATGGATGTTTTAAACGATGCCGAAATTTCAGATTTGACAGGTAAATCTGCCTTAGTTGCTAAATATGAGAAAGTTGTAGATAACGAATCTGCCTACGAAATATTGGTAAAAAGAATGGAAGAAGCTGCACAGACAGCTGCTCCGAATCAAAAAACAAAACCCGTAAAAGAAGAGCCGGGAATGTTTGAGCAGGTTTTACAAAGTAAGGCGGGGAGAACTTTTACAAGCACTTTAATGCGTGAAGGTGCAAAAGCTATTCTTGGAATGTTGGGATTAGGAGGAAGAAGGAGATAG
- a CDS encoding MBL fold metallo-hydrolase, whose translation MKVEQIYTGCLAQGAYYIVSENEAAIIDPLREVKPYLDRLEKDNVALKYIFETHFHADFVSGHLDLSKKTGAPIVYGPTAQPEFEAIIAEDDQIFEIGKIKIKALHTPGHTMESTTYLLIDENGVETAIFTGDTLFLGDVGRPDLAQKAGSVTQEDLAGILYESLHTKILPLDDSITVYPAHGAGSACGKNMQKETVDILGNQKKTNYALNQPDKESFIKEVLDGLTAPPKYFGMNVALNKGGYESLDTVMDKGLSPISVEDFEAYAEETGALILDTRNPGEFHKGFVPNSINIGLKGDFAPWVGTLIVDVKHPLLLIVDEGTEEEAITRLSRVGFDNVLGYLKGGFAAWKNGGKETDEVKRISPAEFAEQYTKNSKVIDVRKISEYSAEHIDNAYNKPLDLISDWVKTIDNSEHFFLHCAGGYRSMIAASILNSHGIRNFTEIDGGFNGIKKTEKFPTSDFVCQSKTL comes from the coding sequence ATGAAAGTCGAACAAATATATACAGGATGTCTTGCTCAGGGTGCGTATTACATCGTATCAGAAAATGAAGCTGCGATCATTGATCCTTTAAGAGAAGTAAAGCCTTATCTGGATCGGTTGGAAAAAGACAATGTAGCTTTGAAATATATTTTTGAAACTCACTTCCATGCAGATTTTGTTTCGGGACATTTGGACTTAAGTAAAAAAACAGGAGCACCCATCGTTTACGGGCCAACAGCACAGCCCGAATTTGAAGCAATAATTGCTGAAGACGACCAGATTTTCGAGATCGGCAAAATAAAAATAAAAGCTCTTCATACTCCCGGACACACCATGGAAAGTACAACTTACCTCCTGATTGACGAAAACGGTGTAGAAACAGCAATTTTCACAGGAGATACCTTATTTTTAGGTGATGTTGGCAGACCAGATCTTGCTCAAAAAGCAGGCAGTGTCACTCAGGAAGACCTTGCGGGAATCTTATACGAAAGTTTACACACAAAAATATTGCCTTTAGACGACAGTATTACGGTATATCCTGCTCATGGTGCAGGGTCGGCTTGCGGAAAGAATATGCAGAAGGAAACGGTTGATATTTTAGGAAATCAAAAGAAAACCAATTACGCTCTGAATCAGCCCGATAAAGAATCCTTCATCAAAGAAGTTTTAGATGGACTAACAGCTCCTCCAAAATATTTCGGAATGAACGTTGCATTGAACAAAGGAGGCTACGAAAGTCTTGATACCGTTATGGATAAAGGATTATCTCCAATTTCTGTTGAAGATTTTGAAGCATATGCAGAAGAAACAGGCGCTTTAATTCTGGACACAAGAAATCCTGGAGAATTTCATAAAGGATTTGTTCCTAATTCTATCAATATTGGATTAAAAGGTGATTTTGCACCTTGGGTAGGAACTTTAATCGTTGACGTAAAACATCCTTTATTATTAATTGTTGACGAAGGAACAGAGGAAGAAGCCATTACGAGATTAAGCAGAGTTGGTTTTGATAATGTTTTAGGATATTTAAAAGGCGGTTTTGCAGCATGGAAAAACGGAGGAAAAGAAACCGATGAGGTAAAAAGAATTTCTCCTGCAGAATTTGCAGAACAGTACACAAAAAATTCAAAAGTAATCGACGTACGTAAGATCTCAGAATATTCCGCAGAACATATCGACAATGCGTACAATAAACCTTTAGACCTTATCAGTGACTGGGTAAAAACGATCGATAACTCTGAACATTTCTTCCTTCATTGCGCAGGAGGCTACAGAAGTATGATCGCAGCAAGCATTCTTAATTCACACGGAATAAGGAACTTTACTGAAATTGATGGAGGTTTTAACGGAATTAAAAAAACAGAAAAGTTTCCAACTTCAGATTTCGTTTGCCAGTCTAAGACACTATAA
- the trxA gene encoding thioredoxin — protein MSQKFQEIIDSERPVLIDFFATWCQPCKVQSSVLNTVKENVGEEARIIKVDVDQYPAIASQYGVRGVPTLAIFKKGEMLWKESGVHDVNTLTQLLKQHA, from the coding sequence ATGTCACAAAAATTTCAGGAAATAATAGATTCCGAAAGACCTGTTTTAATCGATTTTTTCGCAACATGGTGTCAACCTTGTAAAGTACAGTCATCGGTTTTAAATACGGTAAAAGAAAACGTTGGCGAAGAAGCCAGAATTATAAAAGTGGATGTAGACCAATATCCTGCTATTGCTTCTCAATATGGTGTTCGTGGAGTTCCAACATTGGCCATTTTCAAAAAAGGAGAAATGCTTTGGAAAGAAAGCGGCGTTCACGATGTGAACACATTAACTCAGCTTTTAAAACAACATGCTTAA
- a CDS encoding nitrilase-related carbon-nitrogen hydrolase translates to MKITGLNLDIIWKNKGENFHLIEKELENQEADLFLLPEMFSTGFCMDASEVSDRNQESLEFLKKMSKEKNAAFCGSSPVEDNGNFYNRMYFVQPDSQVDFYDKRHLFSFSGEDKVYTPGKERVIVNYKGFRILLQVCYDLRFPVFARNNDDYDAILYVANWPEKRVGAWEHLLKARAIENLSFVFGLNRIGTDGNDLFYQESSHCFFADGKGISQKNGNIVSAELNMDELNDFRKHFQFLNDRDAFSIEL, encoded by the coding sequence ATGAAGATTACAGGATTGAATTTAGATATTATCTGGAAAAATAAAGGGGAAAACTTTCATTTAATTGAAAAAGAATTGGAGAATCAGGAAGCTGATCTGTTTCTTTTACCTGAAATGTTTTCAACGGGTTTTTGTATGGATGCGTCCGAGGTTTCCGACAGAAATCAGGAATCTTTGGAGTTTTTAAAGAAAATGTCTAAAGAAAAAAATGCCGCATTTTGCGGAAGCTCCCCGGTTGAAGATAATGGAAATTTCTACAACAGAATGTATTTTGTGCAACCTGATTCTCAAGTTGATTTTTATGATAAAAGACATTTGTTTTCTTTTTCAGGCGAGGATAAAGTATATACTCCCGGGAAAGAAAGGGTAATTGTGAATTATAAAGGTTTTAGAATTCTGCTACAGGTTTGTTATGATCTTCGTTTTCCCGTTTTTGCAAGGAATAATGATGATTATGATGCGATTTTGTATGTTGCCAACTGGCCTGAAAAAAGAGTAGGAGCTTGGGAGCATTTACTCAAAGCACGAGCAATCGAAAATCTATCTTTTGTTTTTGGCCTAAACAGAATAGGAACAGATGGAAATGATCTGTTTTATCAGGAAAGCTCGCATTGTTTTTTCGCAGACGGAAAAGGAATTTCTCAAAAAAATGGAAATATTGTTTCTGCGGAATTAAATATGGATGAATTAAATGATTTCAGAAAACATTTCCAGTTTTTAAATGACCGCGATGCTTTTTCAATTGAATTATAA
- a CDS encoding DUF6646 family protein, translated as MKKLVFMLMLIFAGTTANAQAWTGKGDQKINAGLSAWGYGTGITGTYDYGLNKLISVGGGLNAYFGNYKDNDNDNRVFVFGRVNFHLKETLQLPEKLDIYPGVDVGVLGRDFGIGAHIGARYFFTDRIGVFAEVGNNGSLGVSINL; from the coding sequence ATGAAGAAATTGGTTTTTATGTTGATGCTGATCTTTGCAGGAACTACAGCAAATGCCCAAGCCTGGACCGGAAAAGGAGATCAGAAAATCAACGCCGGATTGAGCGCATGGGGATACGGAACGGGGATCACGGGAACGTATGATTACGGTTTAAACAAATTAATCTCTGTAGGAGGTGGCCTTAATGCTTATTTCGGAAATTATAAAGATAATGACAATGACAACCGGGTTTTTGTTTTTGGAAGAGTGAATTTCCACCTGAAAGAAACACTACAATTACCAGAAAAACTGGATATTTATCCGGGAGTTGACGTAGGCGTTTTAGGAAGAGATTTCGGGATCGGTGCTCACATTGGTGCAAGATACTTTTTTACTGACAGAATCGGAGTATTTGCAGAAGTCGGCAACAATGGCAGTCTGGGAGTTTCCATCAATTTATAA
- the rseP gene encoding RIP metalloprotease RseP, translated as MEIAIKLFQFILSISILVILHELGHFLPAKYFKTKVEKFYLFFDPWFSIAKKKIGETEYGIGWLPFGGYVKIAGMVDESMDTEQLKQPAQPWEFRAKPAWQRLIIMLGGVTVNFFLAWLIYSCLSLFNGEMYTDLTKFNNGIGVTEAGKKMGFQSGDKIVSIDGKPAERLENASINILLGDNVTVLRNGKEVTFPVNKDGVADVLKQKEAKLYITPRFPMIIDSLVSPASKASGLTKGDKVVAVNGKQTPFFDEVSSTLLENKGKTINIEVLRNGKTENVSTAVDKNGKLGVAVDQKALANVVTNKKYSFGESIPRGFERTIEALTMQVKQFKIMFNSKIQGYKNVGGPIAIVKNMPVDRAADGSIAINWAAFWSFTAMFSIWLAFLNLIPIPGLDGGHVIFTLYEIIFGKPVPQKVLENAQMIGVIFLLGLMLLIFGSDIFKIFTGKL; from the coding sequence ATGGAAATAGCAATCAAACTGTTTCAATTTATATTGAGCATTTCTATCTTGGTAATCCTTCACGAACTTGGGCACTTCTTACCAGCAAAATACTTTAAGACCAAAGTTGAAAAATTCTATCTTTTCTTCGATCCATGGTTTTCTATCGCAAAGAAGAAAATCGGGGAAACTGAATACGGAATCGGATGGCTTCCTTTCGGGGGATATGTAAAAATCGCCGGAATGGTAGACGAAAGCATGGATACCGAGCAATTGAAACAACCTGCCCAACCGTGGGAATTCAGAGCAAAACCGGCTTGGCAGAGACTGATTATCATGTTGGGAGGAGTTACAGTAAACTTTTTCCTGGCTTGGCTAATTTATTCTTGTCTTTCTTTATTTAATGGAGAAATGTACACTGACCTTACCAAATTTAATAACGGTATCGGTGTCACTGAAGCAGGTAAAAAAATGGGATTCCAAAGTGGCGATAAAATTGTAAGCATCGACGGGAAACCGGCTGAAAGATTAGAAAATGCTTCTATCAACATCCTTTTGGGAGATAATGTAACGGTATTGAGAAATGGAAAAGAAGTTACTTTCCCTGTAAATAAAGATGGTGTTGCTGATGTTTTAAAACAAAAAGAGGCAAAATTATACATCACACCACGATTTCCAATGATTATTGATTCTTTGGTAAGCCCGGCTTCAAAAGCTTCAGGCTTGACTAAAGGAGATAAAGTCGTTGCAGTTAATGGTAAACAAACACCTTTCTTTGATGAAGTAAGTTCTACTTTATTAGAAAACAAAGGCAAAACGATCAATATTGAAGTTCTAAGAAACGGAAAAACAGAAAATGTTTCTACAGCCGTTGATAAAAATGGAAAATTGGGTGTTGCTGTTGATCAAAAGGCATTGGCAAATGTTGTCACCAATAAAAAATATTCTTTTGGAGAATCTATTCCAAGAGGTTTTGAAAGAACGATAGAAGCCTTAACAATGCAGGTTAAACAGTTTAAAATCATGTTTAACTCTAAAATCCAAGGGTATAAAAATGTGGGCGGACCGATCGCCATCGTTAAAAACATGCCTGTAGACAGAGCTGCAGACGGAAGTATTGCCATTAACTGGGCAGCATTTTGGAGCTTCACAGCAATGTTCTCTATTTGGCTGGCATTTTTGAACTTAATTCCTATCCCCGGATTGGATGGCGGACACGTAATTTTCACATTATATGAGATAATTTTTGGAAAACCTGTTCCTCAAAAAGTGTTGGAAAACGCACAGATGATCGGGGTTATCTTCCTGCTAGGCTTAATGTTACTGATCTTCGGAAGTGACATTTTCAAGATCTTCACAGGGAAGCTATAA
- a CDS encoding putative phage abortive infection protein — MNNKKWLTKNLWRFVSLSLIFIFIVIAITLLLGYNVNYEQRGTFGDMFGFANALFTGLSFVGLIVTILLQSQEIKNTKEEVEKQGKFIKLQQFENILFQRLALLNQIINDIETTSTTNPPNKPPVKTVYKGRAALVNLFNIIPTHIQGNQDNFDHAYKIFYKFNYIFGHYFRNIFLILKTIDEEEFTADYKRNYLIQKKYAEIIRSQLSEHELAILFYSSLHELGIKEFKPLIEKYHLFFYINNQYILEEMKDRYNESAFIES, encoded by the coding sequence ATGAATAATAAAAAGTGGCTTACAAAAAATTTGTGGAGATTTGTTAGCTTATCTCTCATCTTTATTTTCATTGTAATTGCAATAACTTTATTATTGGGCTATAATGTCAACTATGAACAAAGGGGAACATTTGGTGATATGTTTGGATTCGCAAATGCATTATTTACAGGATTGTCATTTGTCGGACTAATCGTTACAATATTATTACAAAGTCAAGAAATAAAAAACACAAAAGAAGAAGTAGAAAAACAAGGTAAATTTATAAAACTGCAACAATTTGAAAATATACTTTTTCAAAGATTAGCATTACTAAATCAGATCATTAATGATATTGAAACAACATCAACAACAAATCCACCCAATAAACCTCCTGTTAAAACAGTTTATAAAGGTAGAGCCGCTTTAGTTAATTTATTCAATATAATCCCAACTCACATACAAGGCAATCAAGATAATTTTGATCATGCTTATAAAATATTTTATAAATTTAATTACATTTTTGGACATTATTTTAGAAATATTTTTTTAATTCTAAAAACTATTGATGAGGAAGAATTCACCGCTGATTATAAAAGAAATTATTTGATTCAAAAGAAATATGCAGAAATCATAAGGAGCCAGCTGTCCGAACATGAATTAGCAATTTTATTCTACAGTAGTTTACATGAGTTAGGAATTAAAGAATTCAAACCTTTAATAGAGAAATATCACCTATTCTTCTATATTAACAACCAATATATTTTGGAAGAAATGAAAGACAGATATAACGAAAGCGCATTTATAGAAAGTTAA